The DNA region TTTCCTGTAAGGTTTCGGGTTGAATTGCCCAAATTGGTTCTCCGGGAAGAAGTTGATTGGGTGGAGAGAGTAAGAGGACATAAGTATAGACTATCGCCACCAGTGCCAACGCGATCGCAACCCATGGCTGAGGTTGTTCTGATTTAGCCATAGCATGGGTTTCTGGCTGGCGTTTCAGCAGTCGTCGTACCAGAGGAGTAACCAATCGAATAATCCAGAATGCAACTTTACCGGGTTTAATTGGCGGTTCAACCACATCACGGGCGTAAATTAACTTACCCGTGGTTTCAGACAGGCGATAAAAGCTGACGCCTCGTCCATTGGGAAAGGGAATACCATCGAGTTCAACATGCCAAAGGACACCCGTGGAAGATGAATCTCCTGTTGTAATATCATCAATAACAAATAGTAAGTCATCGGGTACACCTTGATAGGATTCTTCAAAAAGCTGCTGAACGGCGGCTTTCCCACGAAAGGGTTGGGGAAAGTTGAGATCCTCATAGACGCACTCATCATCGATGCAGTCTATAGCGGCGGAAATATCCCTGCGGTTGATTGCCTGATACAGGGATTTAATCATCAAGTGAGCAGGTTTTGTCATGTTGGCAGTTTGTAACTCTCATTAAAAATGTATCGTGAATGAGAGCGCAGGTTATGATGGGTAGACCGGGTTAAGCCGTTCGGCATTTAAACCTTCTTAATGTCAATAATGGCAAAATTGTTGTAATGCGAGCATCTTGCTCGCTACTAATACCCAATTTAAATGCATGACAGCTTAAGCTTGTCAATCAATTAAACCTATGAAGATCATCCAGGTTCAGCGGTAGCTTCTCTATGTTGCTCTAAAAACGCTTCTACCGTTCGGTTAAATTCTTCTGGCGCGACTAAAAAGGGCCAATGATTACCAGGAACCTGACAAACTTGTAAATTTTTCAAATAGGTTTTATAGGGTTTCAGTTGCCAGTCTTGGCGATTCACCCCTTTTTCCGGTTGCACGAACAGGGTAGGGATATGAATCGGAACCGTTAATCCGGCGACGAGCATCACATCTTCAAACGTACCATCACGGGCAGCCACGGTAAACTTACTCCCCCAAGAACCATCGGGTTTCTGTTCAATACTGGCTTGAAAAACTTGCTGCTGTAACGGCGTCCAATCTTGATATTGACTTAACTGGCGTACTTTCTGTTCAGCGTCTTCATAACTCTCAAACGGACCCATTCCTTTGAGAAACGGTAAAATCCGGTATAACAAAGGGAATGTAACCTTGAGCATACTAGGCATTTTCCAGATAAAAATCGGATCAACCAAAACCATGCTGCGAAACCGTTCGGGATGCTGTTTTGCCCAAATCGGGGCTAATTTACCCGTCCAGGAATGTCCAATTATATGGGCTGATGACCATCCCAAGTGATCCATCAGGGCTTCTAAGTCCGCGATCGCACTGGCAAAGGTATAATCATCGTCAGGCTTACTACTCTCCCCATGACCCCGCATATCGGGAGCGATGATATGATAACTCTCAGCCAGATACTCGGCTAAACTCGACCACACTAAAGCGTGATCCGCTAAACCATGGAGCAGTAGCAAGGGTTCAGAACCTTGATTCCACTCTAGATAAGACAGTTGGATTTCAGGTAAGGATACAGTGTTCCGTGTCGGTGTCATTTTACGTTCGGTGGTAGTAAACCCGAACGTAGAATAGCAAATCTCAACAAAAGATAACGCATTCTACTGAGCAGGAATTAGGTAGAATCAGAACGAATGAAGGAACAGACCGCGATGGGTAAGTCACATTGAATGGAGGGAGACAATCGGTATGGCATTTACGGCTAGTGTTATTTCTACCAAGGAATGGGACGCCAGACCCCCAAGACAGTGGGCAGGAGAAACGCGACCGCAATATATTATCATTCATCATACGGCAACTCCTAACCCCCCTAATGATGTATCGAGAGGCACATTGACAGGAGCCAAAACCTTCACCCGCAGCATTCAAACTGCCCATGTAGATGGCTTTGGCTGGATTGATTCGGGTCACAATTTTTTGAACACGACGGGCGGATATTTGTTAGAAGGCAGACATGGAAGTCTGACGGCGGCTAAACAAGGACGCAGTGTGCGTTCATCCCATGCGGGTAGTAATAAAGGGAATCAGTCGCCAGGTATTGAAAATGAAGGCACATTTATCACCTATCAAATGAATGCCAAACAGTGGGATAGTTTGGTTGAATTATGCGCCTCGATTTGCTCAACGACTAAGATTAACCCGGATAATATTCTCGGGCATCGCGACTTTTCTCCTACTCAATGTCCTGGAGATTGGTTATATAGTCAATTACCTCGCTTACGCCAGGAAGTCCGTCAGCGATTAGGAGCATCTTTCATCGAAGTTTTGCGGGAAGGAGACACCGGACTACGAGTGAAAGAACTCCAACAAATTCTCAGCGCTCAAGGGTTTAATCCGGGTCCAATTGATGGTATTTTTGGCGCGGGTACTGAAGATGCGGTAGTTTTGTTCCAAAAGTTTTATGGGTTAGAACCTGATGGTTTGGTTGGACCGAATACGTGGAAGGTGTTAGAACGGGTGTCTCAACCGACACAGCCACCTCCCATCGATACTGGGACTCCGACAGCGCCGGATACAACACCGGGGGGAAGTAAACCTTTGAATCCACAAACTCCTTTCACCCAGGTTCAACTCCTCGATACCTATAGGTATTACCGGGAACTCCCCCATCAAACCCAAGCCATTCAGTGGTTACAAGCACAACTATCTGAGGCGACATTGGTGGAGTTTTCCCAAAAATGGCGCAATCAACCGTTAGAGCCTTTTTTACCACTCCAGGAAGGTTCCGTGGGTTCCCAAGTGAAGCAAGTCCAAGAGGTTTTGCAGCAAGAAGGCTTTGATCCGGGTCCTGCTGATGGGATCTATGGTGCCAAGACAAAAGCCGCCGTTATTGCGTTTCAGCGCTCAAAGGGGATGACTGCAGATGGGATTGTGGGGGCGGTGACGTGGTCTGTTCTGAATTTAGTATAAAACGCTGGAAGTCTAACTTTTGATTGTACTAAATGTTGCCTACATGTCTTACTTTGATTGAATGTAGGAGGATGTCACCTTAAGTGTAAGTTGGGCAAAACCTTCAGAACTCCTGAAGAAGTGCCGTGAGATTGCATCGGGCATAGCCCACAACTTGAGGAGAGCAATCCTGTAGCCGGAAGAGAATTTGCAGCAGGGTTTGAGAGAAGGAATCGCCATACACATGAAACAATTGTTCCCGGAGTTGAAAGATAAGACGATCGCCTGCAATATCATCAGTACCGGGGCGCATTAGCCAGTGGGTTCTCAAGATGTGCAGATGGCTGATATCATCGCTTTGGATAACCTGATTAATTTCCCTGACGGCTTGTTCTATTAATCGATCCGTTGCGACTTTCATCACCATGGGTTGCAGGGTAAAGGAGGGTGTATCAGCGCTGAATCGTTTTTCTAGGAGCGATCGCGTCTCTAACGCCGCAATCCCAGTTAAAATGACACTCGGATCAGAAGCATAGAGCAAATGGCTTTGCAATCGGCATAATGTGATCGGTTCCTGCCAAATGGCTAACCAGTAGGCAATGGATCGTTCAGATTCAGACAATCTATCGAATTGCTGGGTGAGTAACGCTTGCAGGCGATCGCCGATAACGATAGTATTCTGGAGGCGAAACGCGGTAACATTCCCGGCAAAAATCGACTGAATCAACGGTATTATGGTTTTCAATGCCAATGGATTACCCCGGTACAGTTGGCACAGAGCCGATAATCCCTGTTCTTGACCCGTGAATCCGCCAGTTTGCAGTAATGCCATTGCATCAGCCTGTTCTAAGCCTTGCAACCTGAAGCAGCGAACCCCTTTCGAGTTAGCCGCGATCGCATCAAATCCGGGGAGTTGTTCGCGACTGGTGATTAGAATACAACTCTGATGGCGTTTGCGGCTTAAGGTTTGCCACAATTTACTGTAGTCCTCAATATTGTCTTTCTGGTGCAACACCGAATCAAACCCATCAAGTACCAGTAGACAGCGACGCTGTTGTAGATAATGTCTGAGTTGCCTTATTCCTGAGTGAATATCTTGAATAACGGTTGGTTCAAACGTATTCAGGATACTGTCGAGTAGCGTTAGCAGGGAGGGTTGGTAAGTTAGCGATCGCCATAAGAGACAATCAAAGTCAGACTGGATGCGATCGCATAGAGCAACGGTGAGGGCGGTTTTGCCAATCCCACCCATTCCGACAATTGCCACGAGTTTACAATTATCTTTAGTAATCCACTCCTCTAACTGATTTAACGATTGAATTCGTCCATAGAAATGATCCAGATCCGGCGCTTCATCCCAATCAATCAGGGGAGACTGGAGTTCCGGTACATTAGGGTTTAGGCTTTCTGGGAATTGTGCGATCGCCTGCCAATCGCTGATACCCACGGCTTGACAGATAGAAATAAAGGCATCTTTTTGAATCCGTTCCCCGCGCCAAAAGCGGCGTAGAGTCGCTCTAGAGGTATGAGCATCCTCCCACCAACAGGCGGTGCTAGTTTTCGTCCAGCCATAACGTTTCCTGGCTCGGTCTACAATGGTTAATCCTTCTGTGGATGCGGAGAGCGAGTTAGTCATAGTAGCATGAGCGATGAGGATAGTATCTGCCAAGAACTCAAGTTCTTGGCTTATAGCTTAAGTCCATTAAAATGGACTAAAATCCCTATGAGGTGTTCAATAAGCTTATCCAAAAGAGGCGTATCCATCTTGCTCTCCTGCCCACAATTCTCAACTTATTCTAGTTTAGCTAGGGGACTCTAGAGCGTCGATCCAGTAATAGCAGCTAGTAGAGGGGAAGACAGAGTAAGTCATGTAGAGACATATCCTGGCACGTCTATCAATTGTAGGGGCGGGTTTAGGAACTAAAATGCGCTTACCCCGCCGATAACTGTTCAACAAAACCCGCCCTTAATCGTTATGGGCTTGATACAATAGCAGTCTGCTGGTCAAGGTAACTTAATGGTACAAACACCGACTAAAATTCTAACATTAGAAGAGTTTATCGAACAGCCAGAAACCGAACCTGCGAGTGAGTATATCAACGGGCAAATTATCCAAAAACCAATGCCTCAAGGAGAACATAGTGCCATTCAAACTGAGTTAGCCCCCGCCATTAACGCCGCCCTCAGATCAAAGCGAATTGCGCGGGCGTTTTCTGAACTTCGGTGTACATTTGGCGGACGATCAATTGTGCCTGATATTGCTGTATTTACTTGGGAGAGGATTCCCCGACAGGAGAATGGTAGGGTGGCGAATATTTTTGCGATCGCGCCGGATTGGACGATTGAGATTCTCTCCCCTGACCAAAGCCAAACAAAAGTTACTAAAAATATTCTGCACTGTTTAAAGTACGATAGCAAGATGGGATGGCTCATTGATCCAGAGGAACAGTCAGTCTTTGTTTATCGTTCAGATCGACCAACGAATGTTTTTGATCAACCAGAATCACGTTTACCCGTTCCAGAATTTGCTAAAGACTTCAATCTGACTGTGAGAGAGTTGTTTGATTGGTTGTTGGAGTAATAGGTTAGGAGGCGATGAAATTTCTGGGCAGGTTGGAGGCGGCGAAAGAGAGTAGTCATTGGGGTGTCTCTGGATTATCGTCTGAATCAGTGTCTTTTGGTGTCACGTCAAACATAATCTCGAAGGAAAGGGTGGGAATCAGGCGGCGGAGGACTTGCAGGTGTCCTTCAGCGTCACTTCGGCAGCGAAAGCGTCCGACAATGCGGGTGTGCATATTGGGCAGGGGGTTGATAATGCACCAGGGGAAAAGCTGTTGTTTGTAGCTCATGAGACTTTATTGGCGGTGAGGGTGGATTGTTTGACTAATGTGCGTTGAATGATGTTGAGGAGGGTTTGGCGCTGGGGTTCGTTGGTTTGGGGCTTGAAACTGTAGTTTAATTTCTGCTCAAAGCTACTCATTCCTAAGCTTTTTGACTAGTTTTTTTCGTGCCATGCGTTCAATCACATCACTCAGACTATTGGCTTTTAATTCTGACTGCTTCTGTTCTAGCCATTGGATTGCGATTTCGGTCAATGTCATAGTAAACCGCCGCTTTGACTCGCCATAAATCTTCTTTCTCGGCATCCTAACATCTCGGTATTGTTCATATATAATAAGAGTATGACCTGAGAGGTTAGCTAAATGCTTTTAGGATTCAAGACAGAATTAAGACTGAACAACAAGCAACGAACCGCATTAGCTAAACATTGTGGTGTTTCTCGCCATGCGTGGAATTGGGGTCTAGGTTTAACCAAGCAAATACTTGATCACAATCGGGACAATCCAGAGGATAAAATCAAGTTCCCCACTGGGATTGACCTGCATAAGTGGCTAGTAGCGCAGGTTAAACCCATCTGTCCTTGGTACTATGAGGTGAGTAAATGCGCTCCCCAGTATGCGCTAAGGCAGTTAGCCCAAGCATGGAAAGATGCGTTTAAGAAGAATAAAAAACCACCTCGGTTTAAGCGTAAAGGAAAGCATGACAGCTTCACTCTAGACGGGTCAATTCAGCTTGACCATTTCAAGATTAGAGTTCCTAAAATTGGTTGGCTGAGGACGTATGAGCGATTGCCCGTTCGATTTCAGCCCAAGTCTGTGACTATATCCAGAACGGCTGACCGATGGTTCATTAGCTTCAAAATGGACTTTGAATTAGTCAACCGCCCCAAGCTTTATCCCGTAGTGGGAGTTGATTTGGGAATCAAAGCATTAGCCGTCTTGTCTACAGGTATCGTGGTAGAAGGAGCAAAAAGTTACCAAAAGTACGAGAAAAAGCTTTCTCGTATGCAATGGCTAAACCGTCACAAACAGATTGGTTCCGCTAACTGGAAAAAAGCCCAAGTCAAGATAGCCCGTCTGCACCGCAAGATAGCCAATATCAGAAAAGATACATTACACAAGCTCACCTCTTATTTAGCCCAGAACCACAGCAGAATAGGAGTGGAAAATCTTAATGTATCCGGAATGATGGCTAATCACAAATTAGCTAAAGCCATCCAAGATATGGGCTTTCATGAGTTTAAACGCCAATTAGAGTACAAATGTCAATTGTACGGAGCAACCTTGGTTGAGGTAGATCGATGGTATCCTTCAACCAAAACTTGCTCCCAGTGCCACACCGTTAAAGACGAAATGCCCCTATCTGAGCGGGTTTTCCGGTGTGACAACTGCGGATTTGAGTGTGACAGAGACTTAAACGCATCACTCAATTTAGAACTTGCCGCCAGTTAGGTGGTTTTAGCCTGTGGACTGGTTGAGTGCCGTCACCACCAGAGTGAAGCAGGAAGTAAGCAGCTTTCGTTAGGTCTGACTAAGGTTGACCAGCTTTGAGTAGGTCTTATGTAACGGATGAAGTATCCAGGCGCTGATGGGGGCGGGTTGGTAGGTTAGGAGGTAGCACTCCTCGATTTTTCTGCCAGTTCCTCTGTGATTGAGGGGGGTAATTGTCCAAGCGGCTTGTTTAGGGCGCTTGCGGGTGATGTAGCCCTGTTTTTTGAGGGCGGTTTTTAGGGCAGCAATGTCTGTGGCGACGCGATGAGCTTCGGTCGCTTTGGATTTTTTCATGGATATTTGATTAAGATGAGACACTAACTAGGGAAAGACCAGCCAGTTAAGCTGTAACTTGACGGAACCAGCTAAACCTACTGGTCTTTATATCCTGTTCACAACATGAACTTTAGCTCCGGTTGCTTGTCCTTGTCAAGAGCTAAAGTTCATGAATTTTAGTTCCGCTATGACTGATTCAAACGAAGGGAAATCTCAATTAAGACTATTCAGAGAAGCTGCGGGACTTACCCGAGCTGAACTTGGAAACCGTATG from Coleofasciculus chthonoplastes PCC 7420 includes:
- a CDS encoding nuclear transport factor 2 family protein codes for the protein MTKPAHLMIKSLYQAINRRDISAAIDCIDDECVYEDLNFPQPFRGKAAVQQLFEESYQGVPDDLLFVIDDITTGDSSSTGVLWHVELDGIPFPNGRGVSFYRLSETTGKLIYARDVVEPPIKPGKVAFWIIRLVTPLVRRLLKRQPETHAMAKSEQPQPWVAIALALVAIVYTYVLLLSPPNQLLPGEPIWAIQPETLQEILDESLNFFLILPILNAVGIHVMESPTVHPTLEALFNFAEAWIFMFLPLLLLDKRGRHLPKVLMWSVAMFLTNVILTPYMALRYTVPPPQDKDEPEKSWLARLFGWIGLIVGTLAIVWGFVGRPEFGDLAQRAQYFRELLMSNRVTIAFCVDLVLFSIFQGVLLTAVIPSNKRGRWLRYVPFWGLAVWLII
- a CDS encoding alpha/beta fold hydrolase; protein product: MTPTRNTVSLPEIQLSYLEWNQGSEPLLLLHGLADHALVWSSLAEYLAESYHIIAPDMRGHGESSKPDDDYTFASAIADLEALMDHLGWSSAHIIGHSWTGKLAPIWAKQHPERFRSMVLVDPIFIWKMPSMLKVTFPLLYRILPFLKGMGPFESYEDAEQKVRQLSQYQDWTPLQQQVFQASIEQKPDGSWGSKFTVAARDGTFEDVMLVAGLTVPIHIPTLFVQPEKGVNRQDWQLKPYKTYLKNLQVCQVPGNHWPFLVAPEEFNRTVEAFLEQHREATAEPG
- a CDS encoding peptidoglycan recognition protein family protein, giving the protein MAFTASVISTKEWDARPPRQWAGETRPQYIIIHHTATPNPPNDVSRGTLTGAKTFTRSIQTAHVDGFGWIDSGHNFLNTTGGYLLEGRHGSLTAAKQGRSVRSSHAGSNKGNQSPGIENEGTFITYQMNAKQWDSLVELCASICSTTKINPDNILGHRDFSPTQCPGDWLYSQLPRLRQEVRQRLGASFIEVLREGDTGLRVKELQQILSAQGFNPGPIDGIFGAGTEDAVVLFQKFYGLEPDGLVGPNTWKVLERVSQPTQPPPIDTGTPTAPDTTPGGSKPLNPQTPFTQVQLLDTYRYYRELPHQTQAIQWLQAQLSEATLVEFSQKWRNQPLEPFLPLQEGSVGSQVKQVQEVLQQEGFDPGPADGIYGAKTKAAVIAFQRSKGMTADGIVGAVTWSVLNLV
- a CDS encoding NB-ARC domain-containing protein, giving the protein MTNSLSASTEGLTIVDRARKRYGWTKTSTACWWEDAHTSRATLRRFWRGERIQKDAFISICQAVGISDWQAIAQFPESLNPNVPELQSPLIDWDEAPDLDHFYGRIQSLNQLEEWITKDNCKLVAIVGMGGIGKTALTVALCDRIQSDFDCLLWRSLTYQPSLLTLLDSILNTFEPTVIQDIHSGIRQLRHYLQQRRCLLVLDGFDSVLHQKDNIEDYSKLWQTLSRKRHQSCILITSREQLPGFDAIAANSKGVRCFRLQGLEQADAMALLQTGGFTGQEQGLSALCQLYRGNPLALKTIIPLIQSIFAGNVTAFRLQNTIVIGDRLQALLTQQFDRLSESERSIAYWLAIWQEPITLCRLQSHLLYASDPSVILTGIAALETRSLLEKRFSADTPSFTLQPMVMKVATDRLIEQAVREINQVIQSDDISHLHILRTHWLMRPGTDDIAGDRLIFQLREQLFHVYGDSFSQTLLQILFRLQDCSPQVVGYARCNLTALLQEF
- a CDS encoding Uma2 family endonuclease, which gives rise to MVQTPTKILTLEEFIEQPETEPASEYINGQIIQKPMPQGEHSAIQTELAPAINAALRSKRIARAFSELRCTFGGRSIVPDIAVFTWERIPRQENGRVANIFAIAPDWTIEILSPDQSQTKVTKNILHCLKYDSKMGWLIDPEEQSVFVYRSDRPTNVFDQPESRLPVPEFAKDFNLTVRELFDWLLE
- a CDS encoding RNA-guided endonuclease InsQ/TnpB family protein — its product is MLLGFKTELRLNNKQRTALAKHCGVSRHAWNWGLGLTKQILDHNRDNPEDKIKFPTGIDLHKWLVAQVKPICPWYYEVSKCAPQYALRQLAQAWKDAFKKNKKPPRFKRKGKHDSFTLDGSIQLDHFKIRVPKIGWLRTYERLPVRFQPKSVTISRTADRWFISFKMDFELVNRPKLYPVVGVDLGIKALAVLSTGIVVEGAKSYQKYEKKLSRMQWLNRHKQIGSANWKKAQVKIARLHRKIANIRKDTLHKLTSYLAQNHSRIGVENLNVSGMMANHKLAKAIQDMGFHEFKRQLEYKCQLYGATLVEVDRWYPSTKTCSQCHTVKDEMPLSERVFRCDNCGFECDRDLNASLNLELAAS